From one Rhizobium lentis genomic stretch:
- a CDS encoding sugar ABC transporter substrate-binding protein translates to MKIARTMLASAALLGLMLGPVHAAELKKLGLAVANLQANFFNQIKQSVEAEAKKRGIEVITVDAKGDGPTQVNQIQDLLTQKIDALIYIPAGAAAATVPVKLAKNAGIPVVNVDRNAEGAPGDTFLATDSVASAKAVCDYILKEAGGKGKMVIIHGQKGTTPEVDRSKGCAESLKAYPDVKVVAEQYSNIWSQDEGFQIMQNMLQANPDVSIVFAQADGLALGAAQAIKVANPSQKIVVGGFDGDTAALEALSKGVFNVTATQQTQKMGRDAVENAAKLVAGEKVPPVQLLDATLTTKENVAGFIANHP, encoded by the coding sequence ATGAAAATTGCGCGCACCATGCTTGCGTCCGCTGCACTGCTCGGTCTCATGCTCGGTCCCGTCCACGCGGCGGAGCTGAAGAAACTTGGATTGGCCGTCGCCAACCTTCAGGCAAACTTCTTCAACCAGATCAAGCAATCAGTCGAGGCCGAAGCCAAGAAGCGCGGCATCGAAGTCATCACGGTCGATGCAAAGGGCGACGGGCCGACGCAGGTCAACCAGATTCAGGATCTTCTGACCCAGAAGATCGACGCGCTGATCTACATTCCGGCAGGTGCCGCCGCTGCGACCGTTCCGGTCAAGCTCGCGAAGAACGCCGGCATCCCGGTAGTCAACGTCGACCGCAACGCCGAGGGCGCGCCGGGCGATACATTCCTCGCAACGGATTCCGTCGCATCGGCCAAGGCGGTATGCGATTACATCCTGAAAGAAGCCGGCGGCAAGGGTAAGATGGTCATCATCCACGGCCAGAAGGGCACGACCCCGGAAGTCGACCGCTCCAAGGGCTGCGCTGAATCGCTCAAGGCCTATCCGGATGTGAAGGTTGTCGCCGAGCAATATTCGAACATCTGGAGCCAGGACGAAGGCTTCCAGATCATGCAGAACATGCTGCAGGCAAACCCTGATGTCTCGATCGTCTTCGCACAGGCCGATGGCCTCGCGCTTGGCGCCGCTCAGGCAATCAAGGTCGCAAACCCCTCGCAGAAGATCGTAGTCGGCGGCTTCGATGGCGACACCGCGGCTCTCGAAGCCCTCAGCAAGGGCGTCTTCAACGTAACGGCAACCCAGCAGACGCAGAAGATGGGCCGCGACGCGGTCGAAAATGCCGCCAAGCTTGTCGCCGGCGAAAAGGTACCCCCCGTACAGCTCCTGGATGCCACGCTGACAACCAAGGAAAACGTCGCAGGCTTCATCGCCAACCATCCGTAA
- a CDS encoding PAS domain-containing hybrid sensor histidine kinase/response regulator, translated as MAGIAAIPNSGKPKALIYTPTGRDALVAVSLVNEAGVTAVTAPDLPMFAALLDDDVAFGVLTEEAVRSSDLKQVAAWISAQPSWSDLPFIVLTTRGGGPERNPAAARLSEVLANVTFLERPFHATSFISIARTAFRGRLRQYQARAHLEALSEGERRLQTALAAGRLGAWELELSSMNLSASDTCKAVFGRGPHEEFTYEDLVKSIYPDDRHLVQASLDRTIETGRDYSVEHRTIWPDGSIHWAEVHAQLYTDRYGSAKKLVGVSSDATARKTSEENLRRLNESLEERVRERTAEVHAAHQSLLEQVAQREKAEEQLRHSQKMEAIGQLTGGVAHDFNNLLMVVLGNLELLGKHVAGDRKASRLIDGALQGARRGAALTQRLLAFARRQDLQVKPVDLAELVSGMNDLLRRSVGSSVSIEAQLPPALQPALVDANQVELALLNLAVNARDAMPDGGSLSISLREEQVMAVGGDLGQGTYIVLSVTDNGSGMDEATLKKAVDPFFSTKELGKGTGLGLSMIHGLAVQLNGALRLASKPGVGTTAELWLPATERRPEQPAETDMAPAQAASRLKILLVDDDTLIAMSSVEMLEDLGHDVVEANSGSQALELIRSGGHFDVMITDYSMPGMTGAQLAQAVRTIRPKLPIVLATGYADLPAGAEVDLPRLAKPYNQAKLAREIHKALASEMDLPLKSAS; from the coding sequence ATGGCGGGGATAGCGGCAATTCCTAATTCCGGCAAACCAAAGGCGCTGATCTACACTCCAACAGGGCGTGATGCCCTGGTGGCGGTATCTCTCGTGAACGAAGCCGGCGTGACAGCGGTTACTGCTCCGGACCTTCCGATGTTCGCAGCCTTGCTCGATGACGATGTCGCATTCGGCGTGCTGACGGAGGAGGCTGTCCGCTCAAGCGATCTGAAGCAGGTTGCAGCCTGGATTTCGGCGCAGCCAAGCTGGTCGGATCTGCCGTTCATCGTGCTCACCACGCGGGGCGGAGGGCCTGAGCGGAATCCCGCAGCTGCCAGACTTTCCGAGGTTCTTGCCAACGTTACCTTCCTGGAAAGACCTTTTCACGCGACCTCCTTCATCAGTATTGCCAGGACCGCGTTTCGGGGTCGGCTGCGGCAATACCAGGCACGCGCCCATCTCGAGGCGCTGAGCGAGGGGGAGCGGCGATTGCAAACCGCGCTTGCTGCCGGGCGCCTGGGTGCATGGGAGCTCGAACTCTCCTCGATGAATTTGTCAGCGTCCGATACCTGCAAGGCAGTCTTCGGCCGAGGGCCGCACGAGGAATTCACCTATGAGGACCTGGTAAAGAGCATCTATCCCGACGACCGACACCTCGTGCAGGCAAGCCTGGACCGGACGATCGAAACAGGACGCGATTATTCGGTCGAACACAGGACGATATGGCCGGACGGCTCTATTCACTGGGCGGAGGTGCACGCGCAGCTCTACACGGATCGCTATGGATCGGCAAAGAAGCTCGTCGGCGTTTCCTCCGATGCCACGGCGCGCAAGACCAGCGAGGAGAACCTCAGGCGGCTGAACGAGAGCCTCGAAGAGCGGGTGAGGGAGCGAACGGCCGAGGTCCATGCGGCTCACCAGAGCCTGCTCGAGCAGGTTGCCCAACGTGAGAAGGCGGAGGAGCAGCTTCGCCATTCGCAAAAGATGGAGGCCATCGGCCAACTCACCGGCGGCGTCGCACATGATTTCAACAATCTGCTGATGGTCGTTCTCGGCAATCTCGAACTGCTCGGCAAGCATGTCGCGGGAGACCGGAAAGCGTCGCGCTTGATCGATGGCGCGCTTCAGGGCGCCCGCCGCGGCGCGGCCCTGACGCAGCGTCTGTTGGCTTTCGCCAGACGGCAGGATCTGCAGGTGAAGCCAGTCGATCTGGCCGAGCTGGTATCGGGCATGAACGACCTGTTGCGTCGCTCGGTAGGATCGTCCGTCAGCATTGAAGCCCAGCTTCCGCCGGCGCTGCAGCCGGCGCTGGTCGATGCCAACCAGGTCGAATTGGCGCTGCTCAACCTTGCCGTCAACGCGCGCGATGCGATGCCGGATGGAGGCTCGCTGTCGATCTCGCTGCGCGAAGAACAGGTCATGGCTGTCGGCGGCGACCTCGGCCAGGGGACCTATATCGTCCTCAGTGTGACCGATAACGGCAGCGGGATGGACGAGGCGACGCTGAAGAAGGCCGTCGATCCCTTCTTCTCGACCAAGGAGCTTGGAAAGGGCACGGGCCTTGGGCTGTCGATGATCCATGGCCTTGCCGTTCAGCTCAACGGGGCGTTGCGCCTGGCGAGCAAACCCGGCGTGGGAACGACTGCCGAATTATGGCTTCCGGCGACGGAACGGCGCCCCGAACAGCCGGCTGAGACCGATATGGCCCCTGCGCAGGCCGCATCCAGGTTGAAGATCCTTCTGGTCGATGATGACACCTTGATCGCCATGAGTTCGGTCGAGATGCTTGAAGATCTCGGCCATGATGTCGTGGAAGCAAACTCCGGCTCGCAGGCGCTGGAACTTATCCGAAGCGGTGGGCATTTCGACGTGATGATTACCGACTATTCGATGCCCGGCATGACCGGCGCGCAGCTTGCACAGGCGGTGCGGACCATTCGGCCGAAACTGCCGATCGTGCTGGCGACAGGTTATGCCGATCTTCCTGCCGGCGCAGAGGTCGATCTTCCAAGGCTGGCAAAGCCGTACAACCAGGCCAAGCTTGCGAGGGAAATTCACAAGGCGTTGGCAAGCGAGATGGATCTGCCTCTGAAATCGGCGAGCTAA
- a CDS encoding SDR family oxidoreductase, with protein sequence MTLLKDKIAIITGASSGIGRAAAKVFAREGAKLVINGRREDALNAVVAEIEMDGGEAVAIAGDVRDEALQVRLVDMAISRYGRLDIAFNNAGSIGEMGPVSGLSLGGWRETIETNLTAGFLGAKHQSAAMGEGGSLIFTSTFVGYTAGMPGIGAYAASKAGLIGLVQVLAAELASRKIRVNALLPGGTDTPASITNAPGATAEVLAFVEGLHALKRMAQPEEIANAALFLASDLSSFVTGTAMLADGGVSISRT encoded by the coding sequence ATGACGCTTCTGAAGGACAAGATTGCAATCATCACCGGTGCAAGCTCCGGCATCGGCCGCGCCGCGGCGAAGGTCTTTGCGCGGGAGGGCGCGAAGCTGGTGATCAACGGGAGGCGTGAGGATGCGCTCAACGCCGTCGTCGCAGAAATCGAGATGGATGGCGGCGAGGCTGTCGCCATTGCGGGCGATGTCAGGGACGAGGCGCTGCAGGTGAGGCTCGTCGACATGGCCATCTCGCGCTATGGCAGGCTCGATATCGCCTTCAACAATGCCGGCAGTATCGGCGAGATGGGGCCCGTCTCCGGCCTGTCGCTGGGGGGCTGGCGCGAAACGATCGAGACCAACCTGACCGCGGGCTTCCTCGGCGCCAAACATCAGTCGGCGGCGATGGGCGAGGGCGGATCGCTGATTTTCACCTCCACCTTCGTCGGCTACACCGCCGGCATGCCCGGCATCGGCGCCTATGCGGCAAGCAAGGCCGGTCTGATCGGTCTCGTGCAGGTGCTTGCCGCCGAACTCGCGTCGCGCAAGATCCGCGTCAACGCCCTTCTTCCCGGCGGCACTGATACGCCGGCCAGCATCACCAATGCGCCTGGTGCGACGGCGGAAGTGCTCGCTTTCGTGGAGGGGCTGCATGCGCTGAAACGCATGGCGCAGCCGGAAGAGATCGCCAATGCCGCGCTCTTCCTGGCGTCCGACCTGTCGAGCTTCGTGACGGGGACGGCGATGCTGGCGGATGGTGGGGTTTCGATCAGCCGGACGTAG
- the mobB gene encoding molybdopterin-guanine dinucleotide biosynthesis protein B, whose amino-acid sequence MTAPKVFGIAGWKNSGKTGLAVRLVTEFTRRGYKISTIKHAHHDFDIDKVGADSYRHRQAGAHEVTIVSGTRYAIMHELRGAAEPEFDEVLARLSPCDLVLIEGYKREPIPKIEARRLEAANRTPLAPDDPYIAAIATDHPVTDTALPVFDLDDTAAIADFIAEIVGLEARP is encoded by the coding sequence ATGACGGCACCAAAAGTCTTCGGCATCGCCGGCTGGAAGAACTCCGGCAAGACAGGGCTTGCCGTCCGGCTGGTGACCGAGTTCACCCGCCGCGGCTATAAAATCTCGACGATCAAGCACGCCCATCATGATTTCGACATCGACAAGGTCGGTGCCGACAGCTACCGCCACCGCCAGGCCGGCGCTCACGAAGTCACCATCGTCTCCGGCACCCGCTACGCCATCATGCACGAGCTGCGAGGCGCCGCCGAACCGGAATTCGACGAGGTTCTCGCCCGGCTTTCCCCCTGCGACCTCGTCCTGATCGAGGGCTACAAGCGCGAGCCCATCCCGAAGATCGAGGCTCGCCGCCTCGAAGCGGCAAACCGTACGCCGCTTGCGCCCGATGATCCCTATATCGCGGCCATCGCCACCGATCATCCCGTCACGGACACGGCCCTGCCCGTCTTCGACCTCGACGACACCGCCGCCATCGCCGATTTCATCGCTGAGATCGTCGGTCTTGAGGCTCGACCTTAG
- a CDS encoding glucose 1-dehydrogenase, translating into MKRFENKTVVITGGSRGIGAAVARRFAREGANLVVSANEDLVHGVAEGIRAEGGKAISFIGDVTDKASVTALYDTAEKEFGTVDVSIQNAGVITIARVEDLTENEWDKVMAVNTKGVFLCAQEAIARMRKHKRGGRIINTASGQARDGFIFTPHYAASKMGVVGITQSLAKEVATENITVNAFCPGIIETDMWAYNDQAWGKLLGNYGPGELMKEWVEGIPMKRAGSGEDVAGLVTFLASDDAAYITGQTINVDGGLIMS; encoded by the coding sequence ATGAAACGATTCGAAAACAAGACCGTCGTCATCACCGGGGGCAGCCGCGGCATCGGCGCCGCCGTCGCCAGGCGCTTTGCGCGCGAAGGCGCCAATCTCGTCGTCTCGGCCAATGAGGATCTGGTCCACGGCGTTGCCGAAGGGATCAGGGCCGAAGGCGGCAAGGCGATCTCCTTCATTGGCGACGTTACCGACAAGGCGAGCGTCACGGCGCTTTACGATACGGCCGAAAAGGAATTCGGCACCGTCGACGTCTCGATCCAGAACGCCGGCGTCATCACCATCGCCCGCGTCGAGGACCTGACCGAAAACGAATGGGACAAGGTCATGGCCGTCAACACCAAGGGCGTCTTCCTCTGCGCCCAGGAGGCCATTGCGCGAATGCGCAAGCACAAGCGCGGCGGCCGCATCATCAACACCGCCTCCGGCCAGGCCCGTGACGGCTTCATCTTCACGCCGCACTATGCCGCCTCGAAAATGGGCGTGGTCGGCATCACCCAGAGCCTGGCGAAGGAAGTCGCGACCGAAAACATCACCGTCAACGCCTTCTGCCCCGGCATCATCGAGACGGATATGTGGGCCTATAACGACCAGGCCTGGGGCAAGCTGCTCGGCAATTACGGCCCCGGCGAACTGATGAAGGAATGGGTCGAAGGCATCCCGATGAAACGCGCCGGCTCCGGCGAGGACGTCGCCGGCCTGGTCACCTTCCTCGCCAGCGACGACGCCGCCTACATCACCGGCCAGACGATCAATGTCGATGGCGGGTTGATTATGTCGTAA
- a CDS encoding ABC transporter permease, giving the protein MVALDINEHRLSSGAWLGKLKGATGPLVGLLALSIFLSFSTDTFLSVRNGLNILDQITVLGIMAVGMTFVILIGGIDLSVGSALALAMMVMGWTANVAGLPLPVGIAFALIASAVSGLIVGLLVTQFRVPAFIATLAMMSAARGVANMITDGQQIVGFPDWFMMLAIDRHFGVMTATVFLMLAVVLAAWLFLHFRSEGRMLYAVGGNPEVARLAGINVPLVTIAVYVVSAVLAGLAGIVLAARLDSVQPSSGLGYELDTIAAVVIGGTSLSGGAGGIGGTLIGVLIIGVLRNGLNLLNVSPFLQQVIIGIVIVLAVGAETIRRRRA; this is encoded by the coding sequence ATGGTGGCGCTCGATATCAATGAACACAGGCTTTCCTCCGGAGCTTGGCTCGGCAAGCTCAAGGGAGCCACCGGTCCGCTCGTGGGATTACTGGCGCTGTCCATCTTTCTGAGCTTCAGCACGGACACGTTTCTTTCGGTCCGGAACGGGCTCAATATCCTCGACCAGATCACCGTCCTCGGCATCATGGCGGTTGGAATGACTTTCGTCATTCTGATCGGCGGCATCGATCTGTCCGTCGGCTCGGCCCTCGCCCTGGCGATGATGGTCATGGGCTGGACCGCCAACGTTGCTGGTCTGCCGCTGCCCGTCGGGATCGCCTTTGCCCTGATCGCATCGGCCGTTTCGGGCCTGATCGTCGGGCTTCTGGTGACGCAGTTCAGGGTTCCGGCCTTTATCGCCACGCTAGCTATGATGTCGGCGGCGCGCGGCGTTGCGAACATGATCACGGACGGCCAGCAGATCGTCGGCTTCCCCGACTGGTTCATGATGCTGGCAATCGATCGCCATTTCGGCGTCATGACTGCCACGGTCTTCCTCATGCTCGCGGTCGTTCTTGCGGCCTGGCTCTTCCTGCACTTCCGGTCCGAAGGCCGCATGCTCTATGCGGTGGGCGGCAACCCCGAAGTCGCGCGGCTGGCCGGCATCAACGTCCCGCTGGTGACGATAGCCGTCTATGTCGTGAGCGCAGTCCTTGCCGGGCTTGCCGGCATCGTGCTCGCCGCCCGCCTGGATTCCGTCCAGCCGTCCAGCGGCCTTGGCTATGAGCTGGACACCATCGCTGCCGTCGTCATCGGCGGGACTTCGCTCTCCGGCGGCGCAGGCGGCATCGGCGGAACGCTGATCGGCGTGCTGATCATCGGTGTGCTTCGCAACGGCCTCAACCTTCTCAACGTCTCGCCCTTCTTGCAGCAAGTGATCATCGGGATCGTCATCGTGCTTGCGGTAGGCGCAGAGACCATTCGTCGGCGTCGCGCCTGA
- the mobA gene encoding molybdenum cofactor guanylyltransferase MobA, with the protein MAEFSLDGSDIAGVVLAGGRSQRMGRDKSGVILGPQSLLRHVLARLAPQVFSVAVNADAASENVPVVPDHIAGKAGPMAGIHAAMVYAAGIPSVSHVVTVSVDCPFFPADLVVRLAAAIERPSQIAIAASEGRSHPVFGLWPVTLAADLEAWIATDEKRRVRDFLLRHDVTEVAFPLHPTRASLLDPFFNINTPDDLVEAERWLEALRT; encoded by the coding sequence ATGGCTGAGTTCTCATTGGATGGATCCGACATAGCAGGCGTCGTGCTGGCCGGCGGCCGCTCCCAGCGCATGGGCCGCGACAAATCAGGCGTGATCCTCGGGCCTCAGAGCCTGCTCCGCCACGTGCTGGCCCGGCTCGCGCCGCAGGTCTTCTCCGTTGCCGTCAATGCCGATGCCGCCAGCGAGAATGTGCCCGTCGTTCCCGACCATATTGCCGGCAAGGCCGGGCCGATGGCCGGCATCCATGCAGCCATGGTCTATGCCGCCGGCATCCCTTCGGTCAGCCATGTCGTCACTGTTTCGGTCGATTGCCCGTTCTTCCCGGCCGATCTCGTCGTCCGGCTGGCGGCGGCGATCGAGCGCCCGTCGCAGATCGCCATTGCCGCCTCCGAAGGCCGCAGCCACCCGGTCTTCGGTCTCTGGCCGGTGACATTGGCGGCCGATCTCGAAGCCTGGATCGCCACGGACGAAAAGCGCCGCGTGCGCGACTTCCTGTTGCGGCATGACGTTACGGAAGTGGCATTCCCGCTTCATCCGACACGCGCCAGCCTGCTCGACCCCTTTTTCAACATCAATACGCCCGACGACCTCGTCGAGGCGGAACGCTGGCTGGAGGCCCTTCGCACATGA
- a CDS encoding DMT family transporter, translating to MPRSRNTEGAIYMSMAMAGFSSSDALSKSVIAYMNAGEIMFLRGLFTSLLVFLIAWKMGALRSWRVVLKPMIILRIVCEMLSAVTYITALGMMPIANASAILQSLPLVVTFGAALFFREPVGWRRWSAILVGLVGVMIIIRPGPEGFTAAALLCVGAVLTTAGRDLATRSIDPEVPSLMITVITATSASFFGALLIPVLGGWQPVSLTSLGHLMLASVLVLVGYQSVILAMRTGEISFVAPFRYTSLIFSSLLGFFFFAEVPDGWTLMGAAIVIASGLYTFYREAKRHVSSIAQESEPRVPV from the coding sequence ATGCCGCGGTCACGCAATACTGAGGGCGCCATCTATATGAGCATGGCGATGGCCGGCTTTTCCTCCAGCGACGCACTCTCCAAATCAGTGATCGCCTATATGAATGCCGGCGAGATCATGTTCCTGCGCGGCCTCTTCACCAGCCTGCTCGTCTTTCTGATCGCGTGGAAAATGGGCGCGCTGCGCTCCTGGCGTGTCGTGCTGAAGCCGATGATCATTCTCCGCATCGTCTGCGAGATGCTCTCGGCCGTCACCTATATCACCGCGCTCGGCATGATGCCGATCGCCAATGCCTCGGCGATCCTGCAGTCGCTGCCGCTGGTCGTCACCTTCGGCGCCGCGCTGTTCTTCCGCGAACCCGTCGGCTGGCGGCGCTGGTCGGCGATCCTTGTCGGCCTCGTCGGGGTGATGATCATCATCCGCCCCGGCCCTGAAGGATTCACCGCCGCCGCCCTCCTCTGTGTCGGCGCGGTTCTGACGACGGCCGGCCGCGATCTCGCCACCCGCTCGATCGATCCGGAAGTTCCCTCGCTGATGATCACCGTCATCACCGCCACCTCCGCCTCCTTCTTCGGGGCGCTGCTCATCCCGGTGCTCGGCGGCTGGCAGCCGGTCAGCCTTACCTCGCTCGGGCATCTCATGCTTGCTTCGGTACTTGTCCTCGTCGGCTACCAGTCGGTCATCCTTGCCATGCGCACCGGCGAAATCTCCTTCGTTGCACCGTTCCGCTATACCAGCCTGATCTTCTCCTCGCTGCTCGGCTTTTTCTTCTTCGCCGAAGTGCCGGACGGCTGGACGCTGATGGGTGCCGCAATCGTCATCGCTTCCGGCCTCTATACGTTCTATCGTGAGGCCAAGCGCCACGTTTCATCCATCGCGCAGGAATCCGAACCGCGCGTGCCGGTGTGA
- a CDS encoding sugar ABC transporter ATP-binding protein: protein MTDPVLSLRGISKWYGTLQVLKNVSLDVYPGEVVALLGENGAGKSTLSGIIAGSRTPSEGSMTWLGQPYAPATPREAIDKGVVLIHQELQLLPQLSIAENVFIGRWPMKNGVVDRAQMVRRAQDQLARLNLHIPATRMVAGLSTANQQLIEIAKALALNAKLLILDEPTAALGGAETEALFEQVRKLRSEGVGIVYISHRMEEIKQITDRIVVLRDGERVQEFSDSATPVRTIVESMVGRPLDRLFPTLPVPTDRPVLQVSGLSSPDNSFRDVTFEVRAGEILGIAGLVGAGRTELVRAISGADPINAGSIRLEGEELRLRDPADAIAKGIVMVPEDRKEQGLIVGHRISENIIYANLDKLGGGWITPRLKRSFAEKAVAKFGVKGRAEQHASDLSGGNQQKVVIAKWLLRDPKVVVLDEPTRGIDVGARAGIYDIIVNLAKQGVAVIVVSSDLEEVLGVSNRILVLAQGKQAGILDRDQANDVSVMELATI, encoded by the coding sequence GTGACTGATCCAGTTCTTTCCCTGAGGGGCATATCCAAGTGGTATGGAACGCTCCAGGTGCTGAAGAATGTCAGCCTGGACGTCTATCCCGGTGAAGTGGTTGCGCTTCTCGGGGAAAACGGAGCGGGCAAGTCGACGCTGTCGGGCATAATTGCCGGCTCACGCACACCCTCCGAGGGATCGATGACATGGCTGGGGCAGCCTTATGCCCCTGCCACCCCGCGGGAAGCGATCGACAAGGGCGTTGTGCTGATCCACCAGGAACTGCAGCTTCTGCCGCAGCTGTCGATCGCGGAAAACGTCTTCATCGGACGCTGGCCGATGAAGAACGGCGTCGTCGACCGGGCTCAGATGGTCCGCCGGGCCCAGGACCAGCTCGCGCGCTTGAACCTCCATATACCGGCAACGCGGATGGTCGCCGGCCTTTCCACCGCAAATCAACAGCTCATCGAGATCGCCAAGGCGCTGGCTCTCAACGCCAAGCTCCTGATCCTCGATGAACCGACGGCCGCCCTTGGCGGCGCCGAGACGGAAGCTCTGTTCGAACAGGTTCGCAAGCTTCGCTCGGAAGGCGTGGGCATCGTCTACATTTCCCACCGCATGGAAGAGATCAAGCAGATTACCGACCGGATTGTCGTTCTTCGCGACGGCGAGCGGGTGCAGGAATTCTCGGACAGCGCCACCCCGGTGCGAACGATCGTTGAGAGCATGGTCGGACGCCCGCTTGACCGCCTGTTCCCTACCCTGCCCGTTCCGACGGATCGTCCGGTACTTCAAGTCTCCGGGTTGAGCTCGCCGGACAATTCGTTCCGTGACGTCACCTTCGAGGTGCGGGCAGGCGAAATTCTCGGGATCGCCGGATTGGTCGGCGCCGGCCGCACAGAACTGGTGCGGGCGATTTCGGGGGCGGATCCGATCAATGCCGGCTCGATCAGGCTGGAAGGCGAGGAACTCAGGCTGCGCGATCCGGCCGACGCCATCGCCAAAGGCATCGTAATGGTTCCGGAAGACCGCAAGGAGCAGGGCCTCATCGTCGGCCACCGGATCAGCGAAAACATCATCTACGCCAATCTGGATAAACTCGGCGGTGGCTGGATCACGCCGCGCCTCAAGCGCTCCTTCGCAGAAAAGGCAGTTGCCAAGTTCGGCGTCAAGGGCCGCGCCGAGCAACACGCCTCCGATCTCTCCGGCGGTAACCAGCAGAAGGTCGTGATCGCGAAGTGGCTCTTGCGCGATCCCAAGGTCGTGGTCCTCGACGAACCGACGAGAGGCATCGACGTCGGCGCCCGCGCCGGCATCTACGACATCATCGTCAACCTTGCCAAACAGGGTGTGGCGGTCATCGTCGTAAGCTCGGACCTCGAGGAGGTTCTCGGAGTTTCCAACCGCATTCTCGTGCTTGCCCAGGGCAAGCAGGCAGGCATCCTCGATCGTGACCAGGCAAACGACGTCTCGGTCATGGAGTTAGCGACCATCTAA
- a CDS encoding SDR family oxidoreductase translates to MSDITLNAPKLFDLSGQVAIVTGAGSGIGQRIAIGLAQCGADVALLDRRTDDGLARTAEHISAAGRRSIQIAADVTNKSSLADAVARTEADLGALTLAVNAAGIANANPAEEMEEDQYQTLMDINLKGIFLSCQAEARAMLKNGRGSIVNIASMSGVIVNRGLSQAHYNASKAGVIHMSKSLAMEWVGRGIRVNTISPGYTATPMNTRPEMVHQTKLFEEQTPMQRMATVDEMVGPAVFLLSNAASFVTGVDLLVDGGFCCW, encoded by the coding sequence GTGTCCGACATCACTCTGAACGCCCCGAAGCTTTTCGACCTCAGCGGCCAGGTTGCCATTGTAACCGGTGCCGGGAGCGGCATCGGGCAGCGCATTGCCATCGGCCTTGCGCAATGCGGCGCCGACGTCGCGCTGCTCGACCGCCGGACCGATGACGGGCTGGCCAGGACGGCTGAACACATCAGCGCCGCCGGCCGCCGCTCGATCCAGATCGCGGCTGACGTCACGAACAAATCTTCCCTTGCAGACGCCGTCGCGCGCACCGAAGCGGATCTCGGCGCGCTGACCCTTGCCGTCAACGCTGCCGGCATCGCCAACGCCAATCCGGCGGAAGAGATGGAAGAGGATCAGTATCAGACGCTGATGGATATCAACCTGAAGGGCATATTCCTGTCCTGCCAGGCCGAGGCCCGCGCCATGTTGAAGAATGGACGCGGCTCCATCGTCAACATCGCCTCCATGTCCGGCGTGATCGTGAACCGGGGGCTGAGCCAGGCGCATTACAACGCCTCCAAGGCGGGCGTCATCCATATGTCGAAGTCCTTGGCCATGGAATGGGTCGGCCGCGGCATCCGCGTCAACACCATCTCCCCGGGGTACACGGCAACTCCCATGAACACCCGCCCGGAGATGGTGCATCAGACCAAGCTCTTCGAAGAGCAGACGCCGATGCAGCGCATGGCAACTGTCGACGAGATGGTCGGTCCGGCGGTGTTCCTGCTGTCGAATGCGGCAAGTTTCGTGACCGGCGTCGATCTTCTCGTCGACGGCGGTTTCTGCTGCTGGTGA